The following coding sequences lie in one Kitasatospora azatica KCTC 9699 genomic window:
- a CDS encoding ester cyclase — translation MTYTAEATVQRNADVVRRYLRVFETRDLSELRAVVAEDVRVHGAGRHVQGRHHPEGAVLSPGLSDCRVRVDDLFAAADRVTVAFTLTYRHDRTGRDLTMTGVKSYRLVDGVIVEFWGETDLFGLLRQAGLVPDELPPF, via the coding sequence ATGACCTACACAGCCGAGGCCACCGTCCAGCGCAATGCCGATGTCGTCCGCCGCTACCTGCGGGTCTTCGAGACCCGGGATCTGAGTGAGCTGCGGGCCGTGGTCGCCGAGGACGTCCGGGTGCACGGAGCGGGCCGGCACGTCCAGGGGCGCCACCACCCCGAGGGCGCGGTGCTCAGCCCCGGTCTGTCCGACTGCCGGGTCCGGGTGGACGACCTCTTCGCCGCGGCCGACCGGGTCACGGTGGCCTTCACGCTGACCTACCGGCACGACCGGACCGGGCGCGACCTCACGATGACCGGGGTCAAGTCCTATCGGCTGGTCGACGGCGTGATCGTCGAGTTCTGGGGCGAGACCGACCTGTTCGGCCTGCTGCGCCAGGCCGGACTGGTACCGGACGAGCTGCCGCCGTTCTGA
- a CDS encoding ABC transporter ATP-binding protein: protein MTTTQARARTAAATATGLTKVYGSGETRVVALDQVSVAFQQGEFTAIMGPSGSGKSTLMHCLAGLDTATSGSARIGETELVGLRDKQLTQLRRDQLGFIFQAFNLLPTLNALENITLPMDIAGRKVDRAWLDRIVETVGLSGRLSHRPSQLSGGQQQRVACARALAGRPAIVFADEPTGNLDSRSGAEILGFLRSSVRELGQTVVMVTHDPVAAGYADRVIFLADGRIVDELSLPTPDTVLDRMRRFDAKGRTS, encoded by the coding sequence ATGACTACCACCCAGGCCCGGGCCAGGACCGCCGCCGCCACCGCCACCGGACTGACCAAGGTCTACGGCAGCGGTGAGACCCGGGTGGTCGCGTTGGACCAGGTCAGCGTGGCCTTCCAGCAGGGCGAGTTCACCGCGATCATGGGGCCGTCCGGGTCCGGCAAGTCGACCCTGATGCACTGCCTGGCCGGGCTGGACACCGCCACCTCGGGCTCGGCCCGGATCGGCGAGACCGAGCTGGTGGGTCTGAGGGACAAGCAGCTGACCCAGCTGCGCCGCGACCAACTGGGCTTCATCTTCCAGGCGTTCAACCTGCTGCCGACGCTGAACGCGCTGGAGAACATCACCCTGCCGATGGACATCGCCGGCCGCAAGGTGGACCGGGCCTGGCTGGACCGGATCGTCGAGACGGTCGGCCTGTCCGGCCGGCTGAGCCACCGCCCGAGCCAGCTCTCCGGTGGCCAGCAGCAGCGCGTGGCCTGTGCCCGCGCGCTGGCCGGCCGCCCGGCGATCGTCTTCGCCGACGAGCCCACCGGGAACCTGGACTCGCGTTCCGGCGCCGAGATCCTGGGCTTCCTGCGCAGCTCGGTACGGGAGTTGGGGCAGACCGTGGTGATGGTGACGCACGACCCGGTGGCGGCCGGCTACGCGGACCGGGTGATCTTCCTGGCCGACGGCCGGATCGTCGACGAGCTGTCGCTGCCGACCCCGGACACCGTGCTCGACCGGATGCGGCGCTTCGACGCGAAGGGCCGGACCAGCTGA
- a CDS encoding FAD-dependent oxidoreductase, translated as MGKLKVAVVGAGLGGLCLAQGLHRAGIEVTVYERDAALHTRPQGYRLHVDARAGVALRDCLPPELFELFLATCGQPGRGFTVVSERLRLLHEVRTDPATDPYAPQTLSTSVNRQTLREVLAGRIEHRISYRSELTRYQVREAGVRLHFADGRQADADLLVGADGVNSAVRRQYLPHARVLDTGGRCIYGRTPLTPAADRLLPAPLRDGFMAVVGGRIGMATGLVRFRQPPEQLAPALSPTADYLMWAVTGDGELFGLPDDRLSALPPAELHALAQRLTSSFHPDLRQLVALAAVPETFLARIRTSEPVPAWQPSRVTLLGDAIHAMSPARGSGANTALRDAALLCRTLVAALAEDRDLVTAVGGYEAEMREYGFAAVAASREAEAAMGARRGGPASWLFRRLGGRALER; from the coding sequence ATGGGGAAGTTGAAGGTCGCGGTGGTCGGCGCCGGGCTGGGCGGCCTCTGCCTGGCCCAGGGGCTGCACCGCGCGGGCATCGAGGTCACCGTCTACGAGCGGGATGCCGCGCTGCACACGCGCCCCCAGGGCTACCGGCTCCACGTGGACGCGCGCGCGGGAGTGGCGCTGCGTGACTGCCTGCCGCCGGAGCTGTTCGAGCTCTTCCTGGCCACCTGCGGGCAACCGGGACGGGGCTTCACGGTGGTGAGCGAGCGACTGCGACTGCTGCACGAGGTGCGCACCGATCCGGCCACCGACCCGTACGCACCGCAGACCCTGTCCACCTCGGTCAACCGGCAGACCCTGCGCGAGGTACTGGCCGGCCGGATCGAGCACCGGATCAGCTACCGGAGCGAACTGACGCGCTATCAGGTGCGGGAGGCCGGCGTCCGCCTGCACTTCGCCGACGGGCGGCAGGCCGACGCGGACCTGCTGGTCGGCGCGGACGGGGTCAACTCGGCTGTGCGGCGCCAGTATCTGCCGCACGCGCGGGTGCTGGACACCGGCGGGCGCTGCATCTACGGCCGAACCCCGCTGACCCCGGCCGCGGACCGGCTGCTGCCGGCACCGCTGCGGGACGGGTTCATGGCGGTGGTCGGCGGCCGGATCGGCATGGCGACGGGGCTGGTCCGCTTCCGGCAACCGCCGGAGCAGCTGGCCCCGGCACTGTCACCGACCGCGGACTACCTGATGTGGGCGGTCACGGGCGACGGCGAGCTCTTCGGACTGCCGGACGACCGGCTGAGCGCCCTGCCTCCCGCCGAACTGCACGCGCTGGCCCAGCGGTTGACCAGCTCCTTCCACCCCGACCTGCGCCAACTGGTCGCCCTGGCCGCCGTGCCGGAGACCTTCCTGGCCCGGATCCGCACCTCGGAGCCGGTGCCGGCCTGGCAGCCCAGCCGGGTCACCCTGCTGGGCGACGCGATCCACGCGATGAGCCCGGCCCGAGGCTCCGGTGCCAACACCGCCCTGCGCGACGCAGCGCTGCTCTGCCGCACCCTGGTCGCCGCACTCGCCGAGGACCGTGACCTGGTCACCGCCGTCGGCGGGTACGAGGCCGAGATGCGCGAGTACGGCTTCGCGGCCGTCGCCGCCTCCCGGGAGGCGGAGGCGGCCATGGGAGCCCGGCGCGGTGGACCGGCCTCCTGGCTCTTCCGCCGGCTGGGCGGCCGAGCGCTGGAGCGCTAA
- a CDS encoding succinate dehydrogenase/fumarate reductase iron-sulfur subunit, which produces MNLTLRIWRQAGPDAPGALTTYQVAGISPDMSFLEMLDTLNEELILRGEQPVAFDHDCREGICGACGMVINGQAHGPERTTTCQLHMRHFQDGDTIDVEPWRAAAFPVVRDLVVDRTAFDRIIGSGGYITAPTGSAPEAHATPVPKEDADLAFEHAECIGCGACVAACPNGSAMLFTSAKVVHLSLLPQGAPERRSRVRSMVAAMDDEGFGGCTNTGECATACPKGIPLNAIGMLNREFLRGGR; this is translated from the coding sequence ATGAACCTCACCCTGCGGATCTGGCGGCAGGCCGGACCGGACGCCCCCGGCGCGCTGACCACCTACCAGGTGGCCGGGATCAGCCCCGACATGTCCTTCCTGGAGATGCTGGACACCCTGAACGAGGAACTGATCCTACGCGGTGAGCAGCCGGTCGCCTTCGACCACGACTGCCGCGAGGGCATCTGCGGCGCCTGCGGCATGGTGATCAACGGCCAGGCGCACGGCCCCGAGCGGACCACCACCTGCCAGCTGCACATGCGGCACTTCCAGGACGGCGACACCATCGACGTGGAGCCCTGGCGCGCGGCGGCCTTCCCGGTGGTCAGGGACCTGGTGGTGGACCGCACCGCCTTCGACCGGATCATCGGCTCCGGCGGCTACATCACGGCTCCCACCGGCAGCGCGCCCGAGGCACACGCCACGCCGGTGCCCAAGGAGGACGCCGACCTGGCCTTCGAGCACGCCGAGTGCATCGGCTGCGGGGCCTGCGTCGCCGCCTGCCCCAACGGCTCGGCGATGCTCTTCACCTCCGCCAAGGTGGTCCACCTGAGCCTGCTGCCGCAGGGTGCCCCCGAACGCCGCAGCCGGGTCCGGTCGATGGTCGCCGCCATGGACGACGAGGGCTTCGGCGGCTGCACCAACACCGGCGAGTGCGCCACCGCCTGTCCGAAGGGCATCCCGCTCAATGCGATCGGGATGTTGAACCGGGAGTTCCTGCGCGGCGGGCGGTAG
- a CDS encoding ABC transporter permease → MYRTALRNVLAHKGRLLMTVLAVLLGTAFVAGTLVFTDTLGSALKSQNAKSYTDIAVSVTDDGAVSNGYQRGDRRSSAPLTEQTRQRIAALPGAAEARGVVSGFAGVADHTGSLIGNGFSTTGTNYVPGKDGQDARYPLAEGRGPQQQGELALDARTAAKGGYRIGDTVRVAVNGPVMQLRLTGTLHVNDPRVNAGGSLAAFDTATAQRLYLAPGQFNEIDVAAKPGTEQSTLLGQVRQLLPSDGDFTAQTGTELQADQDRQIASATKNLSSSLLVFAGISLFVGVFIIANTFTMLVAQRTKELALLRAVGASRRQITRSVLVEALLVGLLASAAGLAAGTGIAAGLRWVLNGPGDANLPDGPLIVAPSTVLTAFAVGVLVTVAAAWLPARRASRIAPVAAMSNGDQPATPKSLLLRNTIGAVISAVGLGLLLLGSSSHATNTVGLGAAALLLGVFVLTPLLSRPLIALLAPVLQKFYGSPGKLARENALRNPRRTAATASALTVGVTLITALTVVGASVNRAVDQAAGTDLKADYAVAMQNFAQLAPEVGPQIAKAPGVAASSVLRQVPVEDGSRTRWVTGVDPQSIGALATLNVTGGSPEALGKGQLLVSRDYADKNGLAVGSTLRLSYPDSSSGTLTVGGLFAANSVVDGLVVADSVLAPHSAGQGPDRVLVKGTAGATAALKQALKDATGGNPLIAVKGQADLKKENREMVNAALSIMYGLLGMSVVIAVLGVVNTMAMSVFERRREIGMLRAVGLDRRGVRRMVRLESLLIALLGGVLGVGLGILTAWAGNGTIAGSFKDLTTVIPPLPILGFVAAAALVGLAAAIWPARRASRLDMLESINAG, encoded by the coding sequence ATGTACCGCACCGCCCTGCGCAATGTGCTCGCCCACAAGGGCCGGCTGCTGATGACCGTCCTCGCCGTGCTGCTCGGCACCGCCTTCGTGGCCGGCACCCTGGTCTTCACCGACACCCTCGGCAGCGCCCTGAAGTCCCAGAACGCCAAGAGCTACACCGACATCGCCGTCTCGGTCACCGACGACGGCGCGGTCAGCAACGGCTACCAGCGCGGCGACCGGAGGAGCAGCGCGCCGCTCACCGAGCAGACCCGCCAGCGGATCGCCGCGCTGCCCGGCGCCGCCGAGGCCCGGGGCGTGGTCAGCGGCTTCGCCGGAGTCGCCGACCACACCGGCTCGTTGATCGGCAACGGCTTCTCCACCACCGGCACCAACTACGTGCCGGGCAAGGACGGACAGGACGCCCGCTACCCGCTCGCCGAGGGCCGAGGCCCGCAGCAGCAGGGCGAGTTGGCGCTGGACGCCAGGACCGCCGCGAAGGGCGGCTACCGGATCGGCGACACCGTCCGGGTGGCCGTCAACGGTCCGGTGATGCAGCTCAGGCTCACCGGCACGCTGCACGTCAACGACCCGCGGGTGAACGCCGGCGGCTCGCTGGCCGCCTTCGACACCGCGACCGCGCAGCGCCTCTACCTCGCCCCGGGACAGTTCAACGAGATCGACGTGGCCGCCAAGCCCGGCACCGAGCAGTCGACGCTGCTCGGCCAGGTCCGCCAACTGCTCCCGTCGGACGGCGACTTCACCGCGCAGACCGGCACCGAGCTGCAGGCCGACCAGGACCGGCAGATCGCCTCCGCCACCAAGAACCTCAGCTCCTCGCTGCTGGTCTTCGCCGGCATCTCGCTCTTCGTCGGCGTGTTCATCATCGCCAACACCTTCACCATGCTGGTCGCCCAGCGCACCAAGGAGCTGGCCCTGTTGCGCGCCGTCGGCGCCAGCCGCCGGCAGATCACCCGCTCGGTGCTGGTCGAGGCGCTGCTGGTCGGGCTGCTCGCCTCGGCGGCCGGGCTGGCCGCCGGTACCGGGATCGCGGCCGGACTGCGCTGGGTGCTCAACGGTCCGGGCGACGCCAATCTGCCGGACGGGCCGCTGATCGTCGCCCCGAGTACGGTGCTGACCGCGTTCGCGGTGGGCGTCCTGGTAACCGTGGCCGCCGCCTGGCTGCCCGCCCGGCGCGCCTCCCGGATCGCCCCGGTGGCCGCGATGAGCAACGGCGACCAGCCGGCCACGCCGAAGAGCCTGCTGCTGCGCAACACCATCGGCGCGGTGATCAGCGCGGTCGGCCTGGGCCTGCTGCTGCTCGGCTCGTCCAGCCACGCCACCAACACGGTCGGCCTGGGCGCCGCCGCCCTGCTGCTGGGCGTCTTCGTGCTCACCCCGCTGCTCTCCCGGCCGCTGATCGCGCTGCTCGCCCCGGTGCTGCAGAAGTTCTACGGCAGCCCGGGCAAGCTGGCCCGGGAGAACGCGCTGCGCAACCCGCGCCGCACCGCCGCCACCGCCTCCGCGCTGACGGTCGGCGTCACCCTGATCACCGCGCTGACCGTGGTGGGCGCCTCGGTGAACCGTGCGGTGGACCAGGCGGCCGGCACCGACCTCAAGGCGGACTACGCCGTCGCCATGCAGAACTTCGCGCAGCTGGCACCCGAGGTCGGCCCGCAGATCGCGAAGGCGCCGGGGGTGGCGGCGAGCAGCGTGCTGCGGCAGGTGCCGGTGGAGGACGGCTCGCGGACCCGGTGGGTCACGGGCGTGGACCCGCAGTCCATCGGCGCGCTGGCCACCCTGAACGTCACCGGCGGCTCGCCCGAGGCGCTGGGCAAGGGCCAACTGCTGGTCAGTCGGGACTACGCGGACAAGAACGGCCTGGCCGTCGGCTCCACCCTGCGGCTGAGCTACCCGGACAGCAGCTCCGGCACGCTGACCGTCGGCGGCCTGTTCGCCGCGAACAGCGTGGTCGACGGCCTGGTGGTGGCCGACTCGGTGCTCGCCCCGCACAGCGCCGGCCAGGGCCCGGACCGGGTGCTGGTCAAGGGCACTGCCGGCGCAACGGCCGCGCTGAAGCAGGCACTCAAGGACGCGACTGGCGGCAACCCGCTGATCGCCGTCAAGGGCCAGGCCGATCTGAAGAAGGAGAACCGCGAGATGGTCAACGCCGCCCTGAGCATCATGTACGGCCTGCTCGGCATGTCCGTGGTGATCGCCGTGCTGGGCGTGGTCAACACGATGGCGATGTCGGTCTTCGAGCGGCGCCGCGAGATCGGCATGCTGCGCGCGGTCGGCCTGGACCGGCGCGGGGTGCGGCGGATGGTCCGGCTGGAGTCGCTGCTGATCGCGCTGCTCGGCGGCGTGCTCGGGGTCGGCCTCGGCATCCTGACCGCCTGGGCGGGCAACGGCACCATCGCGGGCAGCTTCAAGGATCTGACGACGGTGATCCCGCCGCTGCCGATCCTCGGCTTCGTCGCGGCAGCCGCCCTGGTGGGCCTGGCCGCCGCGATCTGGCCGGCCCGCCGGGCTTCGCGACTGGACATGCTGGAGAGCATCAACGCCGGCTGA
- the lepB gene encoding signal peptidase I, whose amino-acid sequence MSAETDNTLGAESGAESGAGTGAGTGAGTEAGRAAGEPGRRWWSGRRGRARKQRPFWQELPILVGVALVLAIVIKSFFVQAFSIPSVSMQNTLQRGDRVLVDKLTPWFGARPQRGEVVVFKDPGGWLGSQDSTSKGSAVGRGVQEALSFVGLMPAAGDKDLIKRVIAVGGDTVDCEQGQPVKVNGTPLAEPYIYPGATPCDYMPVGTVTVPKDHLWVMGDHRNDSWDSRYHQLHGPSDGFVPEKDVIGRAFAVAWPLDRWSTLPVPATFHQRPLAAATAAAAPAAPAALGLAGALPLTLGYRRLRRLLDSRRSTATTARRAGTPGSTSRSH is encoded by the coding sequence ATGAGTGCCGAGACCGACAACACCCTCGGGGCTGAATCAGGGGCTGAATCAGGGGCTGGGACCGGGGCTGGGACCGGGGCTGGGACCGAGGCCGGGAGAGCAGCGGGCGAGCCAGGCCGACGCTGGTGGTCCGGGCGGCGCGGCCGGGCACGCAAGCAGCGCCCGTTCTGGCAGGAGCTGCCGATCCTGGTCGGGGTCGCGCTGGTCCTGGCGATAGTGATCAAGAGCTTCTTCGTCCAGGCGTTCTCGATCCCCTCGGTGTCGATGCAGAACACGCTCCAGCGCGGGGACCGGGTCCTGGTGGACAAGCTCACCCCCTGGTTCGGCGCCCGGCCGCAGCGCGGCGAGGTCGTCGTCTTCAAGGACCCGGGCGGCTGGCTGGGTTCGCAGGATTCCACCTCCAAGGGCAGTGCGGTGGGGCGCGGAGTGCAGGAGGCGCTCAGCTTCGTCGGCCTGATGCCCGCGGCGGGGGACAAGGACTTGATCAAGCGGGTGATCGCGGTCGGCGGCGACACCGTGGACTGCGAGCAGGGCCAGCCGGTCAAGGTGAACGGCACGCCGCTGGCGGAGCCGTACATCTATCCCGGGGCGACCCCGTGCGACTACATGCCGGTCGGCACAGTGACGGTCCCCAAGGACCACCTCTGGGTCATGGGCGACCACCGCAACGATTCCTGGGACTCGCGCTACCACCAGTTGCACGGCCCCAGCGATGGGTTCGTGCCGGAGAAGGACGTCATCGGACGCGCCTTCGCCGTGGCCTGGCCGCTCGACCGCTGGTCCACCCTGCCCGTCCCCGCCACCTTCCACCAGCGCCCGCTGGCCGCAGCCACAGCCGCAGCCGCTCCCGCAGCCCCCGCCGCGCTGGGCCTGGCCGGCGCGCTCCCGCTCACCCTCGGCTACCGCCGCCTTCGGCGCCTGCTCGACAGCCGGCGATCGACTGCGACTACCGCCCGCCGCGCAGGAACTCCCGGTTCAACATCCCGATCGCATTGA